A genomic segment from Polyangium mundeleinium encodes:
- a CDS encoding class I SAM-dependent methyltransferase translates to MAVAQHTEDEQTKLWNGPAGRAWVDQQALLDQMFKPFEDLLVEAVAAGPGGQVLDIGCGTGSTTLAVARLLGAKGRCIGIDISEPMIAAARARAERDNTPASFLRESAQLHAFEPASFDMLISRFGVMFFDDPVRAFTNLRRAARDGAACRFIAWRSAAENPFMTTAERAAAPLLPNLPARRPDAPVGQFAFADRHRVASLLEASGWAEIDIQPIDVACTLPESELVRYLTRLGPVGLILQQADDRTRVQVIETVRAAFEPYVHGADVRFSAACWTIGARTPRP, encoded by the coding sequence ATGGCTGTTGCGCAACACACCGAGGACGAACAAACAAAGCTTTGGAACGGCCCTGCCGGACGCGCCTGGGTCGACCAGCAGGCGTTGCTCGATCAGATGTTCAAGCCGTTCGAAGACCTGCTCGTCGAAGCGGTCGCCGCCGGACCCGGAGGCCAGGTGCTCGACATCGGCTGCGGCACGGGCAGCACGACGCTCGCCGTCGCGCGGCTGCTCGGAGCGAAGGGCCGCTGCATTGGCATCGACATTTCAGAACCGATGATCGCCGCCGCCCGAGCCCGCGCGGAACGGGACAACACGCCGGCAAGCTTCCTTCGCGAAAGCGCGCAGCTCCACGCGTTCGAGCCTGCGAGCTTCGACATGCTCATTTCGCGCTTCGGCGTCATGTTCTTCGACGACCCTGTCCGGGCATTTACGAACCTGCGGCGCGCCGCGAGGGACGGCGCCGCGTGTCGGTTTATCGCCTGGCGGAGTGCTGCGGAAAACCCGTTCATGACGACGGCCGAGCGCGCCGCGGCGCCGCTCCTGCCGAACCTCCCCGCCCGCCGGCCGGACGCGCCCGTGGGGCAGTTCGCCTTCGCGGACCGGCACCGGGTCGCCTCCCTCCTGGAGGCGAGCGGCTGGGCCGAGATCGACATCCAGCCGATCGACGTCGCCTGCACCCTGCCCGAGAGCGAGCTCGTCCGTTACCTGACCCGGCTCGGTCCTGTCGGCCTGATCCTGCAACAGGCGGACGATCGGACGCGCGTGCAGGTCATCGAGACAGTGCGCGCCGCCTTCGAGCCCTATGTGCACGGAGCGGACGTCCGCTTCTCCGCGGCCTGCTGGACGATCGGCGCGCGTACGCCGCGTCCCTGA
- a CDS encoding aldo/keto reductase: MEYRQLGGSGLKVPVLSFGTGTFGGSGEFFKAWGSSDVAEATRLVDVCLDAGLTMFDSADIYSGGAAEEILGRALQGRRDRALISTKGTFRAGTGPNDVGSSRSHLLRAVDASLARLRTDYIDLYQLHGFDAVTPIEEVLSTLDTLVKAGKIRYVGCSNFSGWHLMKSLAVSDRHGWARYVAHQTYYSLIGRDYEWELMPLALDQRVGAVVWSPLGWGRLTGKIRRGQPLPATSRLQSKVVVDHGPPVEDEYLYRVVDALDVVAAETGKTVAQVALNWLLQRPTVSTLIIGARNEEHLRQNLDAVGWTLAPEHVAALDAASVVTPPYPYWHQRGFKERNPPPV; encoded by the coding sequence ATGGAGTACAGGCAATTGGGTGGATCGGGGCTCAAGGTCCCGGTGTTGAGCTTCGGCACCGGCACCTTCGGAGGGTCGGGCGAGTTCTTCAAGGCGTGGGGTTCGAGCGACGTGGCCGAGGCGACTCGCCTCGTCGACGTCTGCCTCGACGCTGGATTGACGATGTTCGATTCGGCCGACATTTATTCGGGCGGGGCGGCGGAGGAGATCCTCGGGCGCGCCCTCCAGGGGCGGCGCGACCGCGCGCTCATCTCGACGAAGGGCACGTTCCGCGCCGGCACGGGCCCGAACGACGTCGGGTCGTCGCGAAGCCACCTGCTGCGCGCGGTGGACGCAAGCCTCGCGCGTCTTCGCACGGACTACATCGACCTGTACCAGCTCCACGGCTTCGATGCGGTGACGCCGATCGAGGAGGTGCTGAGCACGCTCGACACGCTGGTGAAGGCGGGGAAGATCCGCTACGTCGGCTGCTCGAACTTCTCCGGCTGGCACCTGATGAAATCGCTGGCCGTATCCGATCGCCACGGATGGGCGCGGTACGTGGCGCACCAGACGTATTATTCGCTGATCGGGCGCGATTACGAATGGGAGCTGATGCCGCTCGCGCTCGACCAGCGTGTCGGCGCCGTGGTGTGGAGCCCGCTCGGATGGGGCCGACTCACCGGGAAGATCCGGCGCGGCCAGCCGCTGCCGGCGACGAGCCGGCTGCAAAGCAAGGTCGTTGTCGATCACGGGCCGCCCGTCGAGGACGAGTATCTCTATCGCGTCGTCGACGCGCTCGACGTGGTCGCCGCCGAGACGGGCAAGACGGTGGCGCAGGTGGCGCTGAACTGGCTCCTGCAGCGGCCGACGGTCTCGACCCTCATCATCGGCGCGCGCAACGAGGAACATCTAAGGCAGAACCTCGACGCCGTGGGGTGGACGCTGGCACCGGAGCACGTCGCCGCGCTGGATGCGGCGAGCGTGGTGACGCCGCCGTATCCATACTGGCACCAGCGCGGGTTCAAGGAACGGAATCCGCCGCCGGTGTGA
- a CDS encoding antibiotic biosynthesis monooxygenase family protein yields MKQNLVAAALLSFSLLACSGSDAEPPTQTPPDTSDDGCLRDKLEQDFGSSPLQGAGVDAEGNLAPGSYIVSSTWIHRKGTPASEAKFEELVGPIGEALQSQPGLVAFRLGSSAHCHVGRTLTVWKDEEAMFQFVGSPAHVEAMAHIGEVSRGDSVATNWQDDERGATWEKALTQLAAETGPTY; encoded by the coding sequence ATGAAACAAAACCTCGTAGCAGCAGCTCTCCTTTCCTTTTCCCTGCTTGCGTGCAGCGGCTCGGACGCCGAGCCACCCACGCAGACGCCCCCCGATACGAGCGACGACGGTTGTTTGCGAGACAAACTGGAGCAAGACTTCGGGTCCTCTCCCCTTCAGGGCGCGGGGGTCGACGCCGAGGGAAACCTTGCGCCGGGGAGCTACATCGTGAGCAGCACCTGGATCCATCGGAAGGGCACACCGGCGTCCGAAGCGAAGTTCGAGGAGCTCGTGGGCCCCATTGGCGAGGCGCTCCAGAGCCAGCCGGGGCTCGTGGCGTTCCGTCTCGGCAGCTCCGCGCATTGCCACGTGGGGCGCACGCTCACCGTTTGGAAGGACGAAGAGGCGATGTTCCAGTTCGTCGGCAGCCCCGCGCACGTCGAGGCCATGGCGCATATCGGGGAGGTGAGCCGCGGCGATAGCGTGGCCACGAACTGGCAGGATGACGAGCGCGGCGCCACCTGGGAGAAGGCGCTCACCCAGCTCGCTGCGGAGACGGGTCCTACCTATTAG
- a CDS encoding TetR/AcrR family transcriptional regulator: protein MQHESSPPPGPRTRRTEGTRIRGRAERVVSAVLAATHEELGRVGYGALRIEDVAARSGVNKTTIYRRWPTKAELVAASLRAANEEQETLDTGTLRGDLLAVVMTSVRMCQTPTGRGIVRMLQMERADPEVEAISRALRDRRRLRNTAMLERGITRGELPADVNMELILDLIFGGIYGRLIQRGEDVSEDYAAAAIDTVLAGARAGAARLPR, encoded by the coding sequence ATGCAGCACGAGAGCAGCCCCCCGCCCGGTCCTCGAACCCGCCGCACCGAAGGCACGCGCATCCGTGGACGCGCCGAGCGCGTGGTGTCGGCCGTGCTCGCCGCGACGCACGAGGAGCTCGGGCGCGTGGGCTACGGCGCGCTGCGCATCGAGGATGTCGCGGCACGCTCGGGGGTGAACAAGACGACGATCTACCGGCGCTGGCCGACGAAGGCGGAGCTCGTCGCGGCGTCCCTGCGCGCGGCCAACGAGGAGCAGGAGACGCTGGATACGGGCACGCTGCGCGGAGATCTGCTGGCCGTGGTGATGACCTCCGTGCGGATGTGCCAGACGCCCACGGGCCGCGGCATCGTGCGGATGCTGCAGATGGAGCGCGCGGATCCGGAGGTGGAGGCCATTTCGAGGGCCCTGCGCGATCGACGCCGGCTGCGCAACACGGCCATGCTCGAGCGCGGCATCACGCGCGGCGAGTTGCCCGCGGACGTGAACATGGAGCTCATCCTCGACCTGATCTTCGGGGGGATCTACGGGCGCCTCATCCAGCGCGGCGAGGACGTCAGCGAGGACTACGCCGCCGCGGCCATCGACACCGTGCTCGCGGGCGCCCGCGCAGGTGCGGCGCGCCTGCCCCGGTGA
- a CDS encoding NAD-dependent epimerase/dehydratase family protein — protein MKIFVTGASGYIGGSIAAQLASRGHAVRGLVRSTAKGDGVRAKGITPVFGTLDDAALLSAEAKAADAVINAADSDHAGAALALLAGLAGSGKPFLHTSGSSIVGDEAMGAPSDAIYTEDTPVKPEPDKVHRVALNQRIIDAAPAVRTIVLCNSLIYGDTLGPPAQSVQIPPLVAQAKESGIPRYIGRGLNVWSNVHIADVVDLYLLALDKAPAGSFYYVENGEASFGDLVRAIGKALGLGEAQSWPAEAAVAKWGRELAVFALGSNSRVRADKARSELGWSPRHRSVVDWVTQHVR, from the coding sequence ATGAAGATCTTCGTGACTGGCGCGAGTGGTTACATCGGCGGCTCGATCGCCGCGCAGCTCGCCTCCCGAGGCCACGCCGTGCGCGGCCTCGTTCGCTCGACGGCCAAGGGCGATGGCGTCCGCGCGAAGGGCATCACGCCCGTGTTTGGCACGCTCGACGATGCCGCGTTGCTGAGCGCCGAGGCGAAGGCCGCCGACGCCGTCATCAACGCGGCCGACAGTGATCACGCCGGCGCCGCCTTGGCCCTGCTCGCCGGGCTCGCGGGATCGGGCAAACCCTTCCTCCACACGAGCGGCAGCAGCATCGTCGGGGACGAGGCGATGGGCGCGCCCTCCGACGCGATCTACACGGAGGACACCCCGGTCAAACCCGAGCCCGACAAGGTCCACCGCGTCGCGTTGAACCAGCGCATCATCGACGCGGCGCCTGCCGTGCGGACCATCGTCCTCTGCAACAGCCTGATCTATGGCGACACGCTGGGCCCCCCCGCGCAGAGCGTGCAGATTCCGCCTCTGGTCGCGCAGGCGAAGGAGAGCGGGATTCCTCGTTATATCGGGCGAGGCCTCAACGTCTGGTCCAACGTCCACATCGCCGACGTGGTCGATCTTTATCTGCTCGCGCTCGACAAGGCGCCGGCAGGCAGTTTCTACTATGTCGAGAACGGCGAGGCCTCGTTTGGCGATCTCGTCCGCGCGATCGGCAAGGCGCTCGGGCTTGGCGAGGCGCAGTCCTGGCCGGCCGAGGCAGCGGTCGCGAAATGGGGCCGTGAGCTTGCCGTCTTCGCGCTCGGCTCCAACAGCCGCGTCCGCGCCGACAAGGCCCGTTCCGAGCTTGGTTGGAGCCCTCGACATCGCTCGGTCGTCGACTGGGTCACGCAGCACGTCCGATGA
- a CDS encoding LysR family transcriptional regulator — MAFAPLNALNAFVAVARRLSYAAAAKDLGVSTSALSQSVRQLEERLGVTLLTRTSRSVVLTDAGERLLDNAGPAIDQALESMKTVKARRGEVTGRVRLTVPTAAVTLVLARLLPRFVERHPKVEVEVRVDDRLVDTVAEGFDAGIRLIESIDRDMVHVRLSAPARLVVVGAPSYLERRGIPQKPADLLQHDCICMRWATAGEPWAWELERGKKTWRVPVRGPVTTNNFQLMRLLAVAGVGLSYVLEPTIADELSRGQLRVVLEPYAPEVPGLFLYFPSRAQVSPALKAFVDVAHEIRKAKAG; from the coding sequence ATGGCCTTTGCTCCGCTCAACGCCCTCAACGCCTTCGTCGCGGTCGCGCGCCGCCTGAGCTACGCGGCCGCAGCCAAGGATCTCGGCGTCTCGACGTCCGCGCTGAGCCAATCGGTTCGTCAGCTCGAAGAGCGGCTCGGGGTCACGTTGCTCACGCGAACCTCGCGCAGCGTCGTGCTGACCGATGCGGGTGAGCGCCTGCTCGACAACGCCGGTCCCGCCATCGACCAGGCGCTCGAATCCATGAAGACGGTCAAGGCGAGGCGCGGCGAAGTGACCGGGCGCGTTCGGCTCACCGTTCCGACTGCCGCCGTGACGCTCGTGCTCGCGCGTCTGCTCCCGCGGTTCGTGGAGCGGCACCCGAAGGTGGAGGTCGAGGTGCGCGTCGACGACCGTCTCGTGGACACCGTGGCCGAAGGGTTCGACGCGGGCATTCGCCTCATCGAATCCATCGATCGCGACATGGTGCACGTCCGGCTCTCGGCCCCGGCCCGCCTGGTCGTGGTGGGCGCCCCGTCCTACCTCGAGCGCCGCGGGATTCCGCAAAAGCCGGCGGATTTGCTCCAGCACGATTGCATCTGCATGCGCTGGGCAACGGCGGGCGAGCCGTGGGCGTGGGAGCTCGAACGGGGAAAAAAGACCTGGCGCGTCCCGGTGCGTGGCCCCGTGACGACGAACAATTTCCAGCTCATGCGGCTCCTCGCTGTCGCTGGGGTTGGTCTCTCCTACGTGCTCGAACCCACGATCGCCGACGAGCTTTCACGTGGGCAGCTTCGTGTGGTCCTCGAGCCCTACGCACCCGAGGTCCCGGGCTTGTTCCTGTACTTCCCGAGTCGCGCGCAGGTATCCCCCGCGCTCAAGGCGTTCGTCGATGTGGCGCACGAGATCAGGAAGGCGAAGGCCGGCTGA
- a CDS encoding LysR family transcriptional regulator, translated as MDNRAGEMQVFVRVVEARSFSEAARQLRMTPSTVSKLVSRIEARMGVRLVERSTRRLSLTDEGQLYFERSRALLAELEDLERELARGGAHASGTVRVSASVAFGARGLVPLLPAFWQAYPDIVVDLSLSDEIVDLYLDRTDVAFRIGALTDSNLVARKIGTARRRIVGSPAYLKRHGTPRTVEDLDHHNCLGFNFRRAAPVWPHRQGGRLVDRMVQGSLLANNGETVRTMAIAGVGLARLADFHIDPDIAAGRLVEVLTSEEHSDAEDVHALHLGGQRVPPRVRVFLDYTVPRLQAFMAGKGRDDVVRRSSQPRATKKRVDPACR; from the coding sequence ATGGACAATCGCGCGGGCGAGATGCAGGTCTTCGTGCGGGTGGTGGAAGCGCGGAGCTTCTCGGAAGCCGCGCGCCAGCTCAGGATGACGCCGTCGACGGTGAGCAAGCTGGTCAGCCGGATCGAAGCGCGGATGGGCGTGCGTCTCGTCGAGCGTTCGACGAGGCGTCTGTCGCTGACCGACGAAGGACAGCTCTACTTCGAGCGGAGTCGCGCGCTGCTCGCGGAGCTCGAAGATCTCGAGCGCGAGCTCGCGCGAGGAGGCGCGCACGCGAGCGGGACGGTGCGTGTCAGCGCCTCGGTGGCCTTCGGCGCGCGCGGGCTCGTGCCGTTGCTGCCGGCGTTTTGGCAGGCGTACCCCGACATCGTCGTCGATCTGTCGCTTTCGGATGAAATCGTCGATCTTTACCTCGATCGCACCGACGTCGCGTTTCGCATCGGGGCGCTCACCGATTCGAACCTCGTCGCTCGCAAGATCGGCACGGCGCGGCGCCGAATCGTGGGATCTCCGGCCTACCTGAAGCGGCACGGGACGCCGCGGACCGTCGAGGATCTCGACCACCACAACTGCCTCGGCTTCAATTTCCGGCGGGCAGCGCCGGTGTGGCCACATCGGCAGGGAGGTCGCCTCGTCGACCGGATGGTGCAGGGGAGCCTGCTCGCGAACAATGGCGAGACGGTTCGCACGATGGCGATCGCGGGCGTGGGGCTGGCGCGATTGGCCGATTTCCACATCGATCCCGATATTGCAGCCGGCCGCCTCGTGGAAGTGCTGACGTCCGAGGAGCACAGCGACGCGGAAGATGTGCACGCGCTTCATCTCGGGGGCCAGCGCGTGCCCCCGCGGGTGCGCGTCTTTCTCGACTATACCGTTCCCCGGCTGCAAGCGTTCATGGCGGGGAAAGGGCGAGATGACGTCGTTCGACGAAGCAGTCAACCCCGAGCGACGAAGAAGCGCGTCGATCCGGCGTGCAGGTGA
- a CDS encoding NAD(P)/FAD-dependent oxidoreductase, protein MDERIVIVGAGQAGGELAAGLRKQGYAGRVVLLGDEPHPPYQRPPLSKGFLLGKAALTDLYLKPLATYERFDIELRLGTRVEAIDRSTCELALQDGSRLSYDKLVLATGGRARRLRLPGLESATLDNLFSVRSIADIEAMRAKFVAGNRLVLIGGGYVGLEVAAVAVQLGLRVTLLEAAPRLLARVTGPEVSSFVEQLHRERGVEFRLACEVQGLELDEARRQVRGVRVVRDGVPEQIDADLVLVGIGLVPNTELASGAGLAVDDGIVVDEYACTADPAILAIGDCANQPSAITGGRIRLESVPNAIEHARVAAATLMGKREPYAAIPWFWSDQYGLKLQMVGLSAGYDQCVTRGSAGGKEFSAFYLKDKRLLAADVVGRPAEFMAAKRLVASRAEVDVTRMGDAAVPLASLVA, encoded by the coding sequence ATGGATGAGCGCATCGTGATCGTGGGAGCCGGCCAGGCCGGTGGCGAGCTAGCGGCCGGGTTACGCAAGCAGGGCTACGCGGGGCGGGTCGTCCTGCTGGGAGACGAGCCGCATCCGCCCTACCAGCGCCCTCCGCTCTCGAAAGGGTTCCTGCTTGGAAAGGCGGCGCTGACCGACCTCTACCTCAAGCCCCTGGCGACCTACGAGCGCTTCGACATCGAGCTCCGGCTCGGCACGCGCGTCGAAGCCATCGACCGCTCCACGTGCGAGCTCGCCCTGCAGGACGGGAGCCGGCTCTCCTACGACAAACTCGTCCTGGCCACGGGAGGCCGCGCGCGTCGTTTGCGCCTTCCCGGGCTGGAGAGCGCAACGCTCGACAACCTGTTCTCGGTGCGATCGATCGCCGATATCGAGGCGATGCGCGCGAAGTTCGTCGCGGGCAACCGGTTGGTCCTCATCGGTGGCGGTTACGTGGGGCTCGAGGTCGCGGCCGTGGCCGTGCAGCTCGGGCTGCGGGTGACGCTGCTGGAGGCGGCGCCTCGCCTGCTCGCCCGCGTGACGGGGCCGGAGGTGTCCTCCTTCGTCGAGCAGCTTCACCGCGAGCGGGGCGTGGAGTTCCGGCTCGCCTGCGAGGTGCAGGGCCTGGAGCTCGACGAGGCGCGGCGCCAGGTGCGCGGCGTCCGCGTCGTTCGTGATGGCGTACCCGAGCAGATCGATGCGGACCTCGTGCTCGTGGGAATCGGCCTCGTCCCGAATACGGAGCTTGCCTCCGGGGCGGGCCTCGCCGTCGACGACGGCATTGTCGTCGACGAATACGCCTGCACGGCCGACCCGGCCATCCTCGCCATCGGGGACTGCGCGAACCAGCCGAGCGCCATCACGGGCGGACGCATCCGGCTCGAATCCGTGCCCAATGCCATCGAGCATGCGCGCGTCGCCGCCGCCACCCTGATGGGCAAGCGGGAGCCTTATGCCGCCATTCCCTGGTTCTGGTCGGACCAGTACGGCTTGAAGCTGCAGATGGTGGGGCTCTCCGCCGGCTACGACCAATGCGTCACGCGAGGCTCTGCCGGCGGCAAGGAATTCTCGGCCTTCTATCTCAAGGACAAACGGCTCCTCGCCGCGGATGTCGTTGGCCGTCCCGCGGAGTTCATGGCCGCGAAGCGGCTCGTCGCGAGCCGGGCGGAGGTGGACGTCACCCGCATGGGCGACGCGGCCGTCCCGCTCGCGAGCCTCGTCGCTTGA
- a CDS encoding 2Fe-2S iron-sulfur cluster-binding protein yields the protein MPKIKFIEADGKEHVVDAQEGQSVMQAAMDNLVPGIVAECGGFASCATCHGYVDEAWLTKVPPPDAAEEGMIACAYHVRPNSRLTCQLTVTPALDGLVVRLPLSQTSE from the coding sequence ATGCCGAAGATCAAGTTTATCGAGGCGGATGGGAAGGAGCACGTGGTCGACGCGCAGGAGGGCCAGTCCGTCATGCAGGCGGCCATGGACAACCTCGTGCCCGGCATCGTCGCCGAGTGCGGAGGTTTCGCCAGTTGCGCGACCTGCCACGGGTATGTCGACGAGGCCTGGCTGACGAAGGTCCCCCCGCCCGATGCGGCGGAAGAGGGAATGATCGCGTGCGCCTATCACGTCCGGCCGAACAGCCGCCTGACCTGTCAGCTCACGGTGACGCCCGCGCTGGATGGACTCGTGGTCCGTCTTCCCCTTTCGCAGACGAGTGAATGA
- a CDS encoding helix-turn-helix domain-containing protein, which yields MRDLDIAEVARRSGVPASTLRFYEEKGLIASMGRRGLRRLFDPGVLERLALIALGRTAGFSLDEIALMFAPDGQPRIDRQMLTAKAEELDKTIRDLSAIRDGLRHAAACRAPSHMECPTFRRILRATASGATGVRRKKAPQPPRG from the coding sequence ATGAGAGACCTGGACATCGCTGAAGTGGCGCGGCGGTCTGGCGTTCCTGCCTCGACGCTGCGGTTCTATGAGGAAAAGGGGCTGATCGCCTCGATGGGCAGGCGGGGCCTGCGCCGTCTGTTCGATCCCGGCGTGCTGGAGCGGCTGGCGCTCATCGCGCTGGGGCGCACCGCCGGCTTTTCGCTCGACGAGATCGCGCTCATGTTCGCGCCGGACGGGCAGCCGCGTATCGATCGGCAAATGCTCACGGCCAAGGCGGAGGAGCTCGACAAGACGATCCGCGACCTGAGCGCGATTCGCGACGGCCTGCGGCACGCCGCTGCCTGCCGCGCGCCGAGCCACATGGAATGCCCGACCTTCCGCCGCATTTTGCGGGCCACCGCATCGGGAGCGACGGGAGTGCGAAGGAAGAAGGCTCCGCAGCCGCCGCGGGGTTAG
- a CDS encoding DUF1826 domain-containing protein, which translates to MTSLVALPAVPSSRQDSSFRLGGDPDVLASIHEASVNVAIWARPVPPALGPEIATWAGKKDAFEGIFDAAEIKAGRPFDPEDDTSPLRSDIGRLLRRFAELTRVRRVQVFFGAIRHDQCRKFHVDYVRLRLVTTYLGPGTEWLPEDVVRREELAPAPLAPAEANRRIVRDPDKIRRASAGDVVLLKGERYPGTERAAVHRSPPIQELGLARVVLIATTYDKR; encoded by the coding sequence ATGACGAGCCTCGTGGCCCTCCCCGCGGTCCCCTCTTCACGGCAGGACAGCTCGTTTCGCCTCGGCGGTGATCCCGACGTCCTCGCGTCGATCCACGAAGCTTCCGTGAACGTCGCGATCTGGGCGCGTCCGGTCCCGCCGGCCCTCGGGCCCGAAATTGCGACGTGGGCCGGCAAGAAGGACGCTTTCGAGGGGATCTTCGACGCGGCGGAGATCAAGGCGGGCCGGCCCTTCGACCCCGAGGATGACACGAGCCCGCTGCGCTCGGATATCGGGCGTCTGCTCCGGCGCTTCGCGGAGCTCACCCGCGTCCGACGTGTCCAGGTGTTTTTCGGAGCGATACGCCACGATCAATGCCGCAAGTTCCACGTGGACTACGTGCGCCTCCGCCTCGTGACCACGTACCTCGGGCCCGGGACGGAGTGGTTGCCGGAGGACGTGGTTCGTCGGGAGGAGCTCGCGCCGGCCCCGCTCGCGCCCGCGGAGGCCAATCGTCGGATCGTGCGGGATCCTGACAAGATTCGCCGGGCGAGCGCCGGAGACGTGGTGCTCCTCAAAGGAGAGCGATATCCAGGCACGGAACGGGCGGCGGTGCACCGGTCGCCGCCCATTCAGGAGCTTGGTCTCGCGCGTGTCGTGCTCATCGCGACGACGTACGACAAGAGATGA
- a CDS encoding aldo/keto reductase produces MHKRKLGNSGLEVSDIGFGCMGLSFGYGPALDKQEAIGLIRAAFEKGVTFFDTAEAYGPFTNEALVGEALAPMRDQVVIATKFGFKDGDPGAGMDSRPERIRAVAEASLARLGTDRIDLFYQHRVDPNVPIEDVAGTVKELIREGKVRHFGLSEASAQSIRRAHAVQPVAALQSEYSLWWREPEADVLPACEALGIGFVPFSPLGKGFLTGKIDENTSFAKDDFRNIVPRFTPEARKANQVLVDRLGRIAAAKKATPAQIALAWLLSRKTWIVPIPGTTKLHRLEENLGAASVELTAEDLRQIEEALAHLQVQGERYPAHLAARVGK; encoded by the coding sequence ATGCACAAGCGCAAACTCGGAAACAGTGGCCTCGAAGTCTCGGACATCGGCTTCGGCTGCATGGGATTGAGCTTTGGGTACGGCCCCGCCTTGGACAAACAGGAGGCGATCGGCCTGATCCGGGCGGCATTCGAGAAGGGCGTGACGTTCTTCGACACCGCCGAAGCCTACGGCCCCTTCACGAACGAGGCGCTGGTGGGCGAAGCCTTGGCGCCGATGCGCGACCAGGTCGTGATTGCGACCAAGTTTGGCTTCAAGGACGGGGATCCTGGAGCGGGCATGGACAGCCGGCCCGAGCGCATCCGGGCCGTCGCCGAGGCATCCCTCGCGCGCCTCGGGACCGATCGCATCGATCTCTTCTATCAGCACCGTGTCGATCCCAACGTGCCGATCGAGGACGTGGCCGGCACGGTCAAGGAGCTCATCCGCGAAGGCAAGGTCAGGCACTTCGGCCTCTCCGAGGCTTCCGCGCAGTCGATCCGACGCGCCCACGCGGTACAGCCGGTCGCGGCGCTCCAGAGCGAGTATTCGTTGTGGTGGCGTGAGCCCGAGGCGGACGTGCTCCCGGCGTGCGAGGCGCTGGGCATTGGGTTCGTGCCCTTCAGCCCGCTCGGCAAAGGCTTCTTGACCGGCAAGATCGACGAGAATACGTCCTTCGCCAAGGACGATTTCCGCAACATCGTCCCGCGCTTCACGCCGGAAGCCCGCAAAGCGAACCAGGTGCTCGTCGATCGGCTCGGGCGGATCGCCGCAGCCAAGAAAGCGACCCCCGCTCAGATCGCACTCGCGTGGCTCTTGTCCCGAAAAACGTGGATCGTGCCGATCCCGGGCACCACGAAGCTGCATCGCCTCGAGGAAAACCTGGGCGCCGCGTCCGTGGAGCTGACTGCGGAGGATCTGCGCCAGATCGAAGAGGCTCTCGCCCACCTCCAGGTGCAAGGCGAGCGCTATCCCGCGCACTTGGCTGCGCGCGTCGGCAAATGA